Proteins found in one Aspergillus chevalieri M1 DNA, chromosome 2, nearly complete sequence genomic segment:
- a CDS encoding mitochondrial 54S ribosomal protein mL49 (COG:S;~EggNog:ENOG410PTBJ;~InterPro:IPR007740;~PFAM:PF05046;~go_component: GO:0005840 - ribosome [Evidence IEA];~go_function: GO:0003735 - structural constituent of ribosome [Evidence IEA];~go_process: GO:0006412 - translation [Evidence IEA]), whose amino-acid sequence MSSFLHLPVSSAVRKQSTTMPLRLNAFSSIASPKTNTFSTLCSSSSRLSKSQNPLQRSNSTPALPTQQTRSFLAQIRRQTQAQAHKEPTTTKPIPPPSAANLQLTNLPYFIRRTPSNQYPVYLVTKAGGTKQQTKIQKTEGDLDALRNDLARYLGFESGDPRAPKSADVAVNRLNGHIIVKGWRKPEILNFLAERNF is encoded by the exons ATGTCCTccttcctccacctcccgGTCTCATCGGCTGTTCGCAAGCAGTCCACCACAATGCCTCTGCGTCTTAATGCCTTCTCCTCAATTGCCTCCCCAAAGACAAACACTTTCTCAACATTATGTTCCTCGTCCTCTAGACTCTCCAAGTCCC AAAACCCCCTCCAACGCTCCAATTCCACACCAGCCCTCCCAACCCAACAAACCCGCTCTTTCCTGGCCCAAATCCGCCGCCAaacccaagcccaagcccacAAAGAGCCTACCACCACGAAACCCATCCCCCCGCCCTCTGCCGCCAACTTGCAACTCACCAACCTCCCTTACTTCATCCGTCGCACCCCTTCGAACCAATACCCTGTATATCTTGTTACGAAAGCCGGCGGCACTAAGCAGCAGACAAAGATTCAGAAGACCGAGGGGGACCTGGACGCATTAAGAAATGATCTTGCGCGGTATCTGGGGTTTGAGTCGGGTGATCCGCGTGCGCCAAAGAGCGCGGATGTTGCGGTTAACCGGCTTAATGGGCATATAATTGTCAAG GGCTGGAGGAaacctgagatcctcaattTCTTAGCTGAACGCAACTTCTAA
- a CDS encoding sugar porter family MFS transporter (COG:G;~EggNog:ENOG410PHVM;~InterPro:IPR005829,IPR005828,IPR003663,IPR036259, IPR020846;~PFAM:PF00083;~TransMembrane:8 (i12-34o62-84i156-176o182-203i316-335o347-368i380-406o449-468i);~go_component: GO:0016020 - membrane [Evidence IEA];~go_component: GO:0016021 - integral component of membrane [Evidence IEA];~go_function: GO:0022857 - transmembrane transporter activity [Evidence IEA];~go_process: GO:0055085 - transmembrane transport [Evidence IEA]), producing the protein MAGSYLLSQPYFGLKGGWLTFWVTVACATDMMLFGYDQGVFAGVIVTKDFLNVHDLNNNESLIGTVTALYDVGCFFGAVGAMWLGEGLGRKKSILTGTTIMTVGAILQIASYSVPQMIVGRVVAGIGNGINTSTAPVWQGETSQIKWRGKLVIIELVMNVAGYSLSNWMTFAFSFVPGPVSWRFPLAFQIVFIIILYSTVPWLPESPRWLISCDRDQASEAQQIIADLEGKDINDPYVITAYSEIIATVEYERAHDVSWGQLLRGKTGENNGDTQPLRRMILGAGAQAMQQLAGINVTSYYLPTVLMQSVGLSEMLARLLAACNSVSYLLASMVAIPKIEHWGRRSILMTAALGQGTCYLLITVLLRFNEKEGYPHHKEVASAAVAFFFAYYVFFGCSYQGIGWLLPVELNSLSMRTKGAALGTATNWATNFMVVEVTPVGIKNLGWKFYIIWTVFNFAFIPTVYFFYPETANRSLEDIDRFFHENPDLFVNGNPEAVNIKRPARYIEIEKQLVNQSATVASAKQEMSNLEGQVGHVEVV; encoded by the exons ATGGCCGGGAGTTACTTGCTGAGCCAGCCATACTTTGGCTTGAAGGGCGGATGGTTGACATTCTGGGTTACCGTTGCATGTGCAACGGATATGATGCTTTTTGGTTATGACCAGGGTGTTTTCG CCGGTGTTATTGTCACCAAGGACTTCTTGAACGTACACGACCTCAACAATAACGAAAGCCTCATCGGAACCGTCACCGCACTCTACGATGTCGGCTGCTTCTTCGGAGCAGTCGGTGCCATGTGGCTCGGTGAGGGATTAGGCCGGAAGAAGTCCATCCTCACAGGGACTACGATCATGACCGTCGGCGCGATCCTGCAGATTGCCTCATACAGCGTCCCTCAGATGATAGTTGGCCGAGTCGTTGCTGGAATCGGGAATGGTATCAACACTTCCACTGCTCCTGTCTGGCAGGGCGAGACCTCCCAGATCAAGTGGCGAGGCAAGCTGGTGATTATTGAACTGGTCATGAATGTTGCTGGCTATTCGTTATCCAACTGGATGACGTTCGCCTTTTCATTTGTTCCTGGGCCAGTATCCTGGCGGTTCCCTCTTGCATTCCAGATTGTGTTCATCATAATCCTCTACTCGACCGTTCCATGGCTTCCCGAGTCGCCTCGATGGCTGATTAGCTGTGACCGTGATCAAGCAAGCGAGGCTCAGCAGATCATCGCCGACCTAGAAGGCAAGGACATCAACGACCCCTACGTTATCACAGCCTACTCCGAGATCATCGCCACCGTCGAGTACGAAAGAGCACACGATGTCTCCTGGGGCCAGCTGCTACGCGGCAAGACAGGAGAGAACAACGGCGATACGCAACCACTTCGCCGTATGATCTTGGGTGCTGGCGCTCAGGCCATGCAACAATTAGCCGGTATCAACGTAACCTCCTATTACCTCCCCACCGTCCTGATGCAATCCGTCGGATTATCCGAGATGCTCGCGCGTCTGCTGGCAGCATGCAATTCGGTTTCCTATCTCCTGGCGAGTATGGTTGCCATTCCCAAGATTGAGCATTGGGGACGACGATCGATACTCATGACTGCTGCCTTGGGTCAGGGGACATGCTACTTACTCATTACTGTTCTCCTCCGGTTCAATGAAAAAGAAGGCTACCCACACCACAAGGAGGTGGCGTCTGCTGCAGTggctttcttcttcgcttACTATGTGTTCTTCGGATGCAGTTACCAGGGAATCGGATGGTTGCTCCCTGTCGAGTTGAACTCCCTAAGCATGCGCACGAAAGGTGCTGCCCTGGGTACCGCAACAAATTGGGCAACCAATTTCATGGTGGTCGAGGTCACTCCCGTCGGCATCAAGAATCTGGGCTGGAAATTCTACATCATTTGGACCGTGTTCAACTTCGCATTCATCCCTACGGTGTATTTCTTCTATCCCGAGACGGCTAATCGATCCCTGGAGGATATTGACCGGTTCTTCCATGAGAATCCGGATCTCTTTGTCAACGGTAACCCCGAAGCTGTTAACATTAAGCGGCCAGCCCGCTATATTGAGATTGAGAAACAGTTAGTAAACCAGAGTGCTACTGTTGCTAGTGCGAAGCAGGAAATGAGCAATCTGGAGGGACAGGTCGGACATGTTGAGGTTGTTTAA
- the GET3 gene encoding ArsA family ATPase (BUSCO:EOG092631UM;~COG:P;~EggNog:ENOG410PG12;~InterPro:IPR025723,IPR027417,IPR027542,IPR016300;~PFAM:PF01656,PF02374,PF13614;~go_function: GO:0005524 - ATP binding [Evidence IEA];~go_function: GO:0016887 - ATPase activity [Evidence IEA]): protein MSSAVVQNDDLDMEPTLQSLLNQKTLRWVFVGGKGGVGKTTTSCSLAIQLAKARKSVLLISTDPAHNLSDAFGQKFGKEARLIDGFDNLSAMEIDPNGSLQDLLASGEQQGDDPMAGLGVGNMMQDLAFSIPGVDEAMSFAEVLKQVKSLSYEVIVFDTAPTGHTLRFLQFPTVLEKALGKLSQLSSQFGPMLNSILGARGGLPGGQNMDELMGKMESLRETISEVNTQFKNPDLTTFVCVCIAEFLSLYETERMIQELTSYGIDTHSIVVNQLLFPKQGNDCEQCNARRKMQQKYLEQIEELYEDFNVVRMPLLVEEVRGKEKLEKFSELLTHPYVPPQ from the exons ATGTCCTCCGCTGTCGTGCAGAACGACGACCTCGACATGGAGCCCACTCTCCAGTCGCTCCTCAACCAGAAAACCCTCCGCTGGGTGTTCGTCGGTGGTAAAGGTGGTGTCGGAAAGACGACAACTTCTTGCTCTCTCGCAATCCAGCTCGCCAAGGCCCGCAAGTCCGTTTTGCTCATCTCGACCGATCCCGCGCACAACCTGAGTGATGCTTTTGGTCAGAAGTTTGGAAAGGAGGCCCGGCTTATCGATGGATTCGACAACCTCAGTGCTATGGAGATTGACCCCAATGGGAGTCTGCAGGATCTTTTGGCTAGCGGGGAGCAGCAGGGTGATGACCCCATGGCTGGATTGGGTGTTGGGAATATGATGCAGGATTTGGCTTTCAGT ATCCCCGGTGTCGATGAAGCCATGTCGTTCGCAGAAGTCCTGAAGCAGGTCAAGTCCCTCTCCTATGAAGTTATTGTCTTCGACACCGCCCCGACCGGTCACACCCTTCGATTCCTGCAATTCCCCACCGTGCTCGAAAAGGCCCTGGGCAAGCTTTCACAGCTGTCGTCGCAGTTTGGCCCGATGTTGAACTCGATTCTCGGGGCCCGCGGTGGCCTGCCTGGAGGACAGAATATGGACGAACTTATGGGCAAGATGGAATCTCTGCGGGAAACAATCAGCGAGGTCAACACCCAGTTCAAGAACCCTGACCTGACCACCTTCGTTTGCGTCTGCATTGCCGAATTCCTATCTCTCTATGAAACCGAGCGTATGATCCAAGAATTAACGAGCTACGGCATCGACACGCACTCCATTGTCGTCAACCAGTTGCTGTTCCCCAAGCAAGGGAACGACTGCGAGCAATGTAATGCCCGGAGGAAGATGCAGCAGAAGTACCTCGAGCAGATTGAGGAGTTGTACGAGGATTTCAACGTTGTTCGGATGCCATTATTGGTCGAGGAAGTTCGTGGAAAGGAGAAGCTGGAAAA ATTCAGCGAATTGCTCACACACCCGTACGTTCCTCCGCAGTAG
- the INT6 gene encoding eukaryotic translation initiation factor 3 subunit E (COG:J;~EggNog:ENOG410PISD;~InterPro:IPR016650,IPR019010,IPR036390,IPR000717;~PFAM:PF09440,PF01399;~go_component: GO:0005737 - cytoplasm [Evidence IEA];~go_component: GO:0005852 - eukaryotic translation initiation factor 3 complex [Evidence IEA];~go_function: GO:0003743 - translation initiation factor activity [Evidence IEA]): MAANAPPTAEALLSGAAAHPPKTAEEIANQYDLLPKLIPFLDRHLVFPLLEFSSGQEDEKELTRAKYELLKHTNMTDYVANLWQEINDSDSIPDEFAKKREEVLAKMQQYQDESAKITELLQDEGVVGNLRSDKVANLKFLEEEHGVTNEMVNSLYDYGRFQYSCGSYGNAAELLYQFRVLSTDNDKVASATWGKLASEILTTSWEGAMEEVQKAKDSIETRLFNNPLGQLQNRSWLIHWSLFPFFNHDPARDVLTDLFFSPAYINTIQTHCPWILRYLAAAVITNRNRAQRNSSLYHRQLKDLIRVVRQEDYEYADPITDFIKALYVDFDFEEAQKKLGEAENVLRSDFFLVSAADAFIEAARHLISESYCKIHQRIDIKDLSTRLGLNQDEGEKWIVNLIRNTRVDAKIDYQEGTVIMNHPPQSVYQQVIEKTKGAFFRTQVLSAAVAK; this comes from the exons ATGGCAGCCAACGCTCCCCCCACCGCGGAGGCGCTGCTCAGTGGTGCCGCCGCTCACCCGCCCAAGACCGCTGAAGAGATCGCCAACCAATATGACCTGCTGCCCAAGCTGATCCCTTTCCTCGACCGCCATCTGGTGTTCCCTCTGCTCGAATTCAGCTCGGGCcaggaggatgagaaggaactCACCCGTGCGAAATATGAGCTTCTCAAGCACACGAACATGACCGACTATGTGGCCAACCTGTGGCAGGAGATCAACGACTCTGACTCCATCCCCGACGAGTTCGCGAAGAAGCGTGAGGAGGTTCTGGCCAAGATGCAACAGTACCAGGATGAGAGCGCCAAGATCACCGAATTGCTGCAGGATGAGGGCGTCGTCGGCAACCTGCGGAGCGACAAGGTTGCCAACTTGAAGTTCCTCGAGGAGGAGCACGGtgtcaccaatgagatggtCAACAGCCTCTACGACTACGGACGATTCCAGTACAGTTGCGGAAGCTACGGGAATGCCGCCGAATTGCTCTACCAGTTCCGTGTTCTGTCCACCGACAATGACAAGGTTGCCTCGGCCACATGGGGTAAGTTGGCGTCGGAGATTCTGACCACCAGCTGGGAGGGTGCGATGGAGGAAGTCCAAAAGGCCAAGGACTCGATCGAGACCCGGTTATTCAACAACCCTCTGGGCCAGCTCCAGAACCGCTCCTGGTTGATCCACTGgtccctcttccccttcttcaacCACGACCCCGCCCGCGATGTCCTGACcgacctcttcttctctcccgCCTACATCAACACCATCCAGACCCACTGCCCTTGGATCCTGCGCTACCTGGCCGCCGCCGTCATCACCAACCGCAACCGTGCCCAGCGTAACAGCAGCTTGTACCACAGGCAACTGAAGGACCTCATCCGTGTCGTTCGCCAGGAGGACTACGAATACGCCGACCCTATCACCGACTTCATCAAGGCGCTCTATGTCGACTTTGATTTCGAGGAGGCCCAGAAGAAGCTGGGTGAGGCTGAGAATGTGCTCCGGAGCGACTTCTTCCTCGTTTCGGCCGCCGATGCTTTCATTGAGGCTGCTCGTCACTTGATCTCGGAGAGCTACTGCAAGATCCACCAACGGATTGACATCAA GGATCTGTCGACCCGCCTTGGTCTGAACCAAGATGAGGGTGAGAAGTGGATTGTCAACCTGATCCGCAACACCCGTGTCGACGCCAAGATCGACTACCAGGAGGGTACTGTCATTATGAATCACCCTCCTCAGTCAGTGTACCAGCAGGTCATTGAGAAGACCAAGGGTGCATTCTTCCGGACACAAGTCCtgag TGCGGCCGTCGCAAAATAA
- a CDS encoding uncharacterized protein (COG:K;~EggNog:ENOG410PXX0;~InterPro:IPR036864,IPR007219,IPR001138;~PFAM:PF00172,PF04082;~TransMembrane:1 (o584-604i);~go_function: GO:0000981 - DNA-binding transcription factor activity, RNA polymerase II-specific [Evidence IEA];~go_function: GO:0003677 - DNA binding [Evidence IEA];~go_function: GO:0008270 - zinc ion binding [Evidence IEA];~go_process: GO:0006351 - transcription, DNA-templated [Evidence IEA];~go_process: GO:0006355 - regulation of transcription, DNA-templated [Evidence IEA]) has translation MPLDQEQEVQEHVNGHAIPEQSPEASSAKRRRVSRSVLPTRVSSACERCRHHKSRCDPFRPCSLCVRANVDCRPIATPARKDNSLKAKPKRRRPNLSRSTPTEEPWNIDNAQNDTEHRATTAPAPAPAADSDAAASTDMSPPSSLDCGEAESAIGIARKICELGSQHIDERTTSAIPGYRASTSAPITYSATTGQRLPISSILGQPLPPMKLVDGLLEDYFDSVHWFSLVIYEAKFRRKLASIADGFAYPSQRPFLILLTVMLGMAAWYRSQRGGMELADNDWRKWSADLVKNVEANLVELMDQPSITAAQTFILLGSYHVYHGRPNLSFSLLGATIKMSQALGMHREPLRGNFEDIEERKRVWWTIYTWDRFASITYGRPLGINDKDCNINMPADVWENPSFASPRQDQSSICYSPYQRELNRLYLIASPALEIIFGSRTSRTSDQLVGDTYAALVKEATQNLQKWRNSLPSHLVLDLKRDFRSDGGPDAKAYALQSLSLHLTYDNVLIVMHRPLLARQVDHLSTTTNGLSPGTCEVDPMTAASPKPNLSQTASSDLWMNAAVRTSRVTELPVLAQLATDSHLVAFLAINLFNAAIVLAVMALSEPLSNTAQDVKRTITRILRLQDLLGKRSALSKQSTTVLKNVVTMLLRRESAAMLAPITGANQSTGQQSDKDKQHLGEPCCMSVEDTLRLPLDASLELSDPLAGSQGWLDVSRAHRLNESLTSVQCVMAPGDVPSELQYVSPEQTQPQGVWQIPAEYEWNATGASPRGVEDSYRDVESGLYWLWDMTWNGTEQ, from the exons ATGCCACTAGATCAAGAGCAGGAGGTGCAAGAGCATGTCAATGGCCATGCGATACCGGAACAGAGCCCAGAAGCTTCATCGGCGAAGAGGAGGCGGGTTAGTCGCTCGGTGTTGCCTACTCGGGTCAGCAGCGCGTGCGAGAGATGTCGCCATCATAAGTCGAGG TGCGATCCGTTCCGGCCTTGTTCGTTGTGTGTCCGCGCGAATGTGGATTGTCGACCGATTGCGACGCCGGCGCGAAAGGATAATTCGCT TAAGGCAAAACCTAAACGACGTCGACCCAATCTATCGCGATCGACTCCTACCGAAGAACCCTGGAACATCGATAACGCTCAAAATGACACGGAACATCGAGCGACAACCGCACCTGCACCCGCGCCAGCAGCAGATAGCGATGCCGCCGCTTCAACAGACATGAGCCCACCATCATCCCTCGACTGTGGCGAAGCGGAATCGGCAATAGGCATTGCGCGCAAGATCTGCGAATTGGGCAGCCAACACATCGACGAACGGACTACATCTGCTATACCTGGCTATCGGGCCAGCACAAGTGCACCTATCACATACTCTGCGACCACTGGACAACGGTTGCCGATATCTTCGATTTTGGGTCAGCCGCTACCGCCAATGAAGCTTGTGGATGGGCTGTTGGAGGATTACTTTGATTCCGTGCATTGGTTCTCGCTTGTGATATATGAGGCGAAGTTTCGGAGGAAGCTGGCGTCGATTGCGGATGGGTTTGCGTACCCGTCGCAGAGGCCTTTCCTTATACTGTTGACGGTGATGCTTGGGATGGCGGCGTGGTATAGATCTCAGAGGGGTGGTATGGAGTTGGCAGATAACGATTGGAGAAAGTGGAGTGCGGATTTGGTCAAGAATGTCGAGGCGAATTTGGTGGAGTTGATGGATCAACCGTCTATCACTGCTGCGCAGACGTTTATTCTGCTTGGGTCGTACCATGTTTATCATGGTCGTCCTaatctttctttttctttgttggGTGCGACTATCAAAATGTCCCAGGCTTTGGGAATGCACCGGGAGCCTTTGAGAGGAAACTTCGAGGATAttgaagagaggaagagggttTGGTGGACGATCTACACATGGGACCGATTCGCTTCAATCACCTATGGAAGACCATTGGGAATCAACGACAAAGATTGCAATATCAACATGCCAGCAGACGTGTGGGAGAATCCTTCATTTGCCTCTCCAAGACAAGACCAGAGCTCCATATGCTACTCCCCCTATCAGCGGGAGCTGAACCGTCTCTACTTGATCGCATCACCGGCTTTGGAAATTATCTTTGGTTCACGCACCTCGAGGACGTCCGATCAATTGGTCGGAGACACATACGCCGCATTGGTCAAAGAAGCTACTCAAAACCTCCAGAAATGGCGAAACAGTCTACCAAGCCACTTGGTTCTGGATCTCAAGCGGGATTTCCGCTCTGACGGCGGACCAGATGCAAAAGCGTATGCTTTGCAGTCGTTATCGTTGCACCTGACATATGACAacgtcctcatcgtcatgCACCGACCATTGCTAGCACGACAGGTTGACCATCTCTCTACGACTACAAACGGGCTATCACCAGGAACGTGTGAAGTAGACCCCATGACTGCCGCATCCCCCAAACCGAACCTCTCCCAAACAGCCAGCTCAGACCTCTGGATGAATGCGGCAGTACGCACATCCCGAGTAACAGAACTCCCGGTCCTCGCTCAATTGGCTACAGACAGCCACCTCGTCGCATTCCTCGCAATCAACCTCTTCAACGCCGCCATCGTCCTAGCCGTAATGGCACTCTCAGAACCTCTCTCCAACACCGCGCAGGACGTAAAACGCACTATCACCCGCATCCTTCGTCTCCAGGACCTACTTGGCAAGCGATCGGCACTATCGAAACAGAGCACTACGGTGTTGAAAAATGTCGTTACGATGCTTCTCCGTCGTGAATCAGCGGCTATGCTGGCCCCAATCACAGGCGCGAATCAGTCAACTGGACAGCAGAGCGATAAAGATAAACAGCATCTGGGGGAACCATGTTGCATGTCTGTCGAGGACACGCTGCGGTTACCGCTTGATGCGTCGTTGGAGTTGTCTGATCCACTCGCGGGGAGTCAGGGGTGGTTGGATGTTAGTAGGGCTCATCGATTGAATGAGAGTTTGACGTCTGTTCAGTGTG TCATGGCCCCGGGTGATGTTCCAAGTGAGCTGCAGTACGTGTCACCGGAACAAACGCAGCCACAAGGTGTTTGGCAGATACCGGCGGAATATGAATGGAATGCAACTGGCGCCTCGCCTAGGGGTGTAGAAGACAGCTACAGGGATGTTGAGAGTGGATTGTATTGGTTATGGGACATGACATGGAATGGAACTG AACAATAA
- a CDS encoding hydroxyisourate hydrolase (COG:F;~EggNog:ENOG410PRX6;~InterPro:IPR014306,IPR036817,IPR023416;~PFAM:PF00576;~go_function: GO:0033971 - hydroxyisourate hydrolase activity [Evidence IEA];~go_process: GO:0006144 - purine nucleobase metabolic process [Evidence IEA]), which translates to MDLNKPAPPPSDRVNKTTERLALYQNQLSHGQPPATTTAPQPTSLPPPRLLTMARDPITCHALNTLTGTPAANLPVTLSLLSSPATSSNSYKPILTYYATTDADGRVKQWTSASSTGSTSVPEFLAALPADDSKTSWSVRFETGPWYAAQGVESFWPEVEVKFVVKGRGIEGEGGWRHYHVPVLLGPWSYSTYRGS; encoded by the coding sequence ATGGACCTGAACAAGCCAGCTCCTCCACCCAGTGACCGAGTGAATAAAACCACGGAGCGTCTCGCGCTCTATCAGAACCAACTGAGCCACGGTCAACCCCCAGCAACAACGACAGCACCCCAACCGACATCGTTACCACCTCCCAGACTACTCACAATGGCTCGCGATCCCATTACCTGCCATGCCCTCAACACTTTGACAGGCACACCCGCCGCCAACCTCCCCGTCACCCTAAGTCTACTCTCAAGTCCAGCtaccagcagcaacagctaCAAACCCATCCTGACATACTACGCGACCACCGACGCGGACGGACGAGTCAAACAATGGACGTCCGCATCGTCGACCGGATCGACAAGCGTCCCCGAGTTCCTCGCCGCCCTACCGGCCGATGACAGCAAAACCAGCTGGTCCGTGCGGTTTGAGACTGGGCCTTGGTATGCGGCACAGGGCGTGGAGAGTTTCTGGCCGGAGGTGGAGGTGAAGTTTGTGGTTAAGGGACGGGGGATTGAGGGGGAAGGAGGATGGAGACATTATCATGTTCCGGTGTTGTTGGGGCCTTGGAGCTATTCGACTTATCGGGGGTCATAG
- a CDS encoding NAD(P)-dependent alcohol dehydrogenase (COG:Q;~EggNog:ENOG410PVDZ;~InterPro:IPR013154,IPR013149,IPR002328,IPR036291, IPR011032,IPR020843;~PFAM:PF00107,PF08240,PF16912;~go_function: GO:0008270 - zinc ion binding [Evidence IEA];~go_function: GO:0016491 - oxidoreductase activity [Evidence IEA];~go_process: GO:0055114 - oxidation-reduction process [Evidence IEA]) codes for MSDIQHTTNQSCVLYPQSTFRYETRDIPTLKSDRDVIVRVVATGLCGSDVHYWHNGQLGRYVVTGPLLLGHESSGIIASLGPKAEAEGLAVGDRIAVEPGVACNTCPPCRAGRYNLCHNMVFAATPPVDGTLCMYYRVPAENCFKLPPHISLRDGALVEPLGVAVHGCRLGGDMQNKAVVVFGAGPVGLLCVAVARAFGASTVVVVDIVMSRLESALKYGATHMYQMGAGSPEENAEALLKSAGLEHGANVVLDATGAEPCVNTGVHAVAPGGTFVQVGLGKSNLSIPVGQICDKEVVFKGCFRYGPGDFKLAVGLLNSRRINLDGIVTHEYPFSQVEDAFKNVLGRAGIKTVIYGPEVDENMAKTAA; via the exons ATGTCGGATATTCAGCAT ACTACCAACCAATCCTGCGTGCTCTATCCCCAGAGTACATTCCGCTACGAAACCCGTGACATCCCAACACTCAAGTCAGACCGCGATGTGATCGTCCGAGTGGTTGCAACCGGTCTCTGTGGCTCTGAT GTCCACTACTGGCACAACGGCCAACTCGGCCGCTACGTCGTCACCGGGCCCCTCCTCCTCGGCCACGAATCCTCCGGCATAATCGCCTCCCTTGGGCCCAAGGCTGAAGCAGAGGGCCTCGCAGTCGGCGACCGCATCGCCGTCGAGCCCGGCGTCGCCTGCAACACATGCCCCCCCTGCCGCGCGGGACGATACAACCTCTGCCACAACATGGTCTTCGCCGCGACCCCGCCTGTCGACGGCACGCTTTGCATGTACTACCGTGTGCCTGCTGAAAACTGCTTCAAATTACCGCCGCATATCTCGCTGAGGGACGGGGCGTTGGTCGAGCCGCTTGGTGTTGCGGTGCATGGGTGTCGGCTTGGTGGGGATATGCAGAATAAGGCGGTTGTTGTGTTTGGGGCGGGGCCTGTGGGGTTGCTTTGTGTTGCTGTTGCAAGGGCGTTTGGGGCGAGTACggttgttgtggttgatATTGTGATGAGTCGGTTAGAGAGTGCGCTGAAGTATGGGGCTACGCATATGTATCAGATGGGGGCGGGTTCGCCAGAGGAGAATGCGGAGGCTCTTTTGAAGAGTGCTGGGTTGGAGCATGGTGCGAATGTGGTTCTTGATGCTACGGGTGCGGAGCCGTGTGTGAACACTGGTGTGCATGCGGTTGCGCCTGGGGGGACGTTCGTGCAGGTGGGACTGGGGAAGTCGAACCTTTCCATTCCTGTTGGCCAGATCTGTGACAAAGAGGTTGTGTTCAAGGGTTGCTTCCGGTATGGACCTGGGGACTTTAAGTTGGCAGTTGGGTTGTTGAACTCGAGGCGGATTAACCTGGATGGTATCGTCACGCATGAGTATCCGTTTTCGCAGGTCGAGGATGCGTTCAAGAACGTCCTTGGTCGGGCTGGTATCAAGACTGTGATTTATGGTCCGGAGGTTGATGAGAATATGGCGAAAACAGCAGCCTAA